Below is a window of Anabas testudineus chromosome 10, fAnaTes1.2, whole genome shotgun sequence DNA.
ttaaataaacattgcACGATGACTGAAAGTGGCCTCCAAACTAACACCAGGACCAGCAGCACTAATGCAAACTAATGTTAAATATAGATTCACCACTGCTCATTGAATTGTAATATTCACAATAAAGTAACCAGACAGTCACCAATCCCCTTTGGCgtaacttatttattattttaactaatGTGCGTTTCACAGAACAACATCTGTTGTTCTCATCATCTGTATGGTTAGCAGGTATACAGAACCATGCAATCATTTCCAATACTTAGGGAAATTACAATGACAGACTTCACAGAACCTACATATGTATTATTGAAAGGTAAATATGACACTAAAGTAAAGCACTTTGTCGGTTTCTGCTGGGTAAACCAGGAAATACAgtttacagagaaatgttttgtaTGTGATTAATTCCACGTTAATGAATAACCATCTGATATGTTCACCTCACATACTGTAGACGCAAACCTCACGTCCTTACTTACAGATGACCCTTTAAGGcaaacactgcaaacattttataacTGCTTCCACGCTTCATACAATGACACATCACCTCTTTCAGACTTGTATAAAAATCAGTAATATATTAACATATCTTCACTCACATAATTCACAAAGTATAAAATCTGTCACTCTTATCCAGACTtgacaacacatacacacttaacAGACTgactttcttctcttttgaagatacatacattcatattttgAAATACATTCCTCAGTTCGACCTGTGCTGGCTCTGAATTACTATCCTACTCCTACAGTCCACTGGCAGGCTCCTCCCTCTGCGTTGTACGAGTGGACATGCAGAGGTGTGGAGGACAGCACTGGTGGGACACACAAGGTCCCGGTGCTCCAGGAGTGGGGCAGGAGGGGAAGGGTTGCGGGGCGACTGGCTAAAGGAGGGACACAACTGGACAAAGAGGAGAGCGGCTGATGATTGGCTGAAGAGAAAGACGGAGCTGAACGGATGGAGCGCAGCTCTGCGTCTTCTGctgaagcagagacagaaggGAAATCAATTAGTCATTCTCACAGATATTATCACTGCTGTCTTTGCTCATTAAAAGCGAATCTTAAACAGTGTCAGCAgtcacaaatgcaaaaaaatgcaCTGACTAATACAAATGCGTAGCATGTGGGCTTACCCTTGCTGTGGGGCGTCAGTAAGCTCTTAGCCTGCCTGTTTCCTGCTTGAGCGGCTTGTTTGTACAGTTCAATTGCCGTTTTCAGATTCTGCTGTACACCAAACCCACTCTCATAACACTGACCGAGTAACAGCAGGGCGGTGTCATCCTGTgcacatggacaaaaacaaatgccatTTGGTGATTTACTATCCAGGAACCATCTTCTAAATGTACAGGACCTTGACTTTGTGAGATTtgtacagagacagacagacaggatgTGTTCATGTTGTATGTTACATACTAAAACAACTATAATAGAGATAGTAGTGTGGATAGAGGACACAGGACAGTACACAGAACACAGTAACTCAACATGACTCCTTGACTCAACACTGATGCATTTACCAAGGCTGTGGCTCTGAAGTAACATTAAATAGTAACTGACACAACTGGAGCAGAAACTTAAAAAGCTTCTTAGCAGGATTGTCTTACAAAAgtggtgaaaaaataaataaagctcaAGGTTAGGACTCCTTTATCCTGATGACTGATGTATTTTACCAGAGGGGGAGGTGAAATCTGAAAGATAAAACCATTGATAAAAATCTAGAAACATCTAGAAGGGCACTCACTCCGCTCTCTGCCGCCATCTTCAGGTACTGGACAGACTTGCTCCCATCTCTCACGGGCTCCTGGGAGTAGACTGAAGCCAGGCAGACCTGAGCCTGGTGGGGGGGGGACAGGGACAGCACTTTTCAGTTTATTAAGACCACACAATCATCAAGTCATACCAGTGGATTAATGACTTAATCCAACAGCAACACAGCATGTTCAGTGGcaatataaacattaaatcagTAAATCATcaatcatatttttatttgagtCTATTATTACATGTTCAGTTATTGTATTGCATTTCTAATTGCACAGTTAAaagtttaaatcaaattaagttCAAGAGTTATTGTTATGAGGTAttttacaaaactgtaaaatgttgtcAACATATCCACCTTGGTGAGGCCGGCTGCAGCAGCCTGTTCCAGCAGGCTTGATGGCTGCGTTCAGCTCCTCTAAactctgcttccctctgctgATGAGGAGTAGTTTTGCATAGCGGTACTGAGCCTGTCTGTGACCTCCAACTGCTGCCTGCCAGTAGTAATGCAGAGCCTAAAGAATCAAACGCATACAAAAAATCTCAAGATTCTTGTTATAAAACTACGATTTTCAGAATGAAGACGCACTGAAGAAAATCAAGTGTGCTTTTACGactctcaccttctctctgtccttcctgACTCCTCTACCTCTGTCGTAGCACACAGCTGTGTTAAACTGCGCCTTGCTGTAAccctgctgtgctgcagctaGAAAACATGTGAAAGCTTCCTCGTAGTTCTCACTCTTGGCACTTTCTAGACCTGCGATTATcggagaaataaaaacattaataaatgatagagaagagaacaaacaaacaaaaacaaaaattgtaAAATAGACTGTCTTGAGTAGATATCAGTTTGTGAAAATGTATAACTGTGTCAATAAATCACTACCAATGATGTTAAGGATAACGGGAATGCTCGTGTCTCCCACATGTCTGAGGTTCAGAGCTGCTCCTGCCAGGATCTCCTCATCAGAAATatcctgaaaaaaagaaaacaatcaagaTTAGATGACAATTCCTTCATGTCGGTCTaaaaatcaagaaaaaaaaaatctaaaagtttTAGAATAAACATCAAGCGAACTAAAGGAAGTAGACCGACCTTTTCACCAGCATCTCTCGTCTCTTTGCTGTCTCGGTTGGCATCATTCTGCAGAAGCGATTCACCTATGAATCAAaaggaaattaataaaatttttttttcatctcttaaGTATTTGATTTTAGTTACTGATTGTAAATACCCGGTCAGTATTAGTAgcacagagaacagaacaaaccagctaCAGGAGAATCCCGGTTAAGCAGTGCCCACTGGTGGTCAGAGATGGAGCATTCAGCAGTCAGGCCGTCCTGCTCACCGCTGATGTGAGGACTGGCGTcacctgctttgctgctgctgctgctgctctctgctggggACTGATCTTGGCTCTGTCTCTCTGGCACCTTATGCAGACACAACACACTGCTTCCTCTGGGCAGCACGTCACGCCTGGATACTGCAGAAACCAGACAGAGAATTATGATTAAAACTGGTTTGAAGATGAACCATCAGTGGGTCTATTGCTTAGTTGCTATAAGGACTCACAGCTCTCCAGCAGGATACGGTAGCCACACTTGTGCAGCGAGGTGTGTGCTGTTAGTGCTCCGGAGTTCGGACTGGTCTCAGTGCCCGAAGAGAACTGGGAGTGGATCCTCCTGCAGACCTGCATGAACAGAACCGCTGCAGCACCCTGTGGAAAACATCAGTGTCACCATCTATGTCGTCATAGCAAAAACGTCAGATGGCACCAATAGTGTAATTATCAATTTTCACTGTACCACTCTGCTACACCCAGCCTTCCCTCTCTTTACTCTGCTATGCTCTTTTACCATCTGCTACAATCCCCTATGCTCTGCTCAGACTTCAGGTATTCAAGTCAACAGTCATCAACATTATCTCTCCACTTTTTGAACATATTGCTACTAAAAGAAATTAATAGTTAGTTTCAATAAAAAGACTCTTTTACAGGTAAAGAAGACCCTCCTACTCTTGTAAGCCTCTTGTTGATTAGTGATTAATTGCTGCTTTAGAGAAACTGATGCTTATTTACTTCACTTAATGTTGTTATGATTTAGTTAATAAAAGCTGGCCTTGagttttgcatgtgtgtatcaaCAAATTATCAAATCcactttaatttacattaattatATTGTACAATCTTTCTGAAATGAATTAGATTCGAAGAGCAAATTTGTTTGCTTACTTATTGGCATTAGACCAAATGCTCCAATGTCTGGCTGACATTTGTTCCATGGTTGCATTTACCTTCAACAATTATGTGACCTTTGTAATTACTGAAAACATATTTGGTTGTGGGAGtcacatatgtttgtgttgaatGCAAACAAATGAGTATCAAATTACTAACAGGAAAACTCAGTGTTGCACGTGCAGAAGTTGTTTTTTGTGATCCTAACTTATCTAAAGCTATGTAACATTAACCTATTTTTATGTCAATAAGTGCATAGAAATCAGGACATTGTGCACTTGTCTAATCAGTCCAGACAGGTCAAACTATCTGTGAGCAGCCTTTAATATCACTCCTACAACAAACGGTGATGAACTGATGAAGTTATTCACTTAGGTAACATGTTGGATCTTTGGtttataaatttacatttaaaaatgtatcagaaGACATACCCATCCCACAGCATCCAGTGCAGTGTAACGCGGGAGCTCTGCATAGCCAAACTGAAAGGtcctctgtttcttccttctctctccatcctcctctttctgagagctaagagagaaaaaaagcacaaacgAAATGAAACAATGACATGTCTTCTTCTGTTCTAGTCTATTGTATTAGGGAATCATAGAAATTATGTCAGATAGCTTTCTTTCTGATCCTTTGAACAACCTTAtacatacatatgcacacagcAAATGCTGCTGGATGATGCAACAAGGTGAAAACATGGCATGGAAAGGATTGGGATGAGAGTTGTCTCCGGGATTTGACCTTAACTCAAAGGTTCTCTTCTTATTAGTTGATAATATGATCAGTGATTTGAGGGCAAAGATGTTGAGATCAAAGTAAGAAGCtcagagttttttttcccctgtaatTCTTACTTATATCTTTCAAGGGTTGAGATGTGGACAAAGTCTGgacagtggaaaaaagaagaggttgaagatgtgtaAGCTACCTGCTGTCAGAGGAGTGTCGAGAGGTGGAGAGGACTGTTGAGCTGTTGATGACCTCGTCCTCCACGTGGTGGCTCTGGGGCAGTCGCAGGGGGTTGGTGCCATGACATCGATGCAGAACTGAAAAAAGGCaggatgacaaaaaaaaaactaaaattagacACTTAAATATCAGGGAAACATAGACCTTCTTAGAAATGTGTGACATACAAAAACATGCTCCCAAAGAAATGACTACGAACAATGTAATCTGACATTGAGAGCAGGAAAATGAAGACTAATCAAGTGTAACAGTTATTTGAGTCTTATTAGTTTCtacattttattgtaatttcgCTGAACTGTAAGATTGCCTGAAGACACATTTCACATGCAGCTGACCTGCTTTGCAGGAAAACATTAGTCATTACTGTTTGTGTACTGTGaaaagaaaggtgtgtgtgacctttttaaaatcacatctaATTTAATTCTTGTTTCACCATAATATCATCAAACATAGAATGGATTAGTAGAGATTATGAGCTAAAATACAGGGCATGAGGTCATTTACATCCTCTCAGGTGTATCAATCAGGAAACGTTGTGTGTTAATAGATGTTTCTGTGTACTACACAGAGCACTACAGTCTCACACGCCCTCTGTTCCTGTCGCTAACAGGAGTCAGACCTCGACAGAAATAAACCAGCTGATGGTGTCAGCTGCACCGGCAGAGCTAAAGCTAAAGCCATTAGACTGCTAATGTTGGGCTACACgggtgttaaaataaaaatcgGTATTTCTTAACATTGGTTAATTCATGTGCTGACACAAATGTAATTACTCTATTATTCTAGGTTAACGGTGCGTAACGTTGACAGAGGCAGGGTAACTTCCTCCAGTGTCTCTGACATTTGTCTCACCTCTTCCAACAAAACCTTGAACTCTCCACATGGTTCTTCTTTAGCAGCAGTTTAACTGACGAGTAATGTCCAAAGAGGCATTTTTAGAGTCGTCGGGGGGTCGAACGGCCCCTTAACAACCCCAGGAAGAGGCTCCTGAGGAGGTTTCTCTCCGCTAAGTCGCTCTGTTATTGATACAGTCGGTCACGAGTTGTGGACCCGGAAGCGGCTCTGGTGACGCAACTGAGCAACTTCGAGAAAGCGGGGGTCACAGATTTATGGCGCCACCGAGCGGCGGGCGGGTGAActacaaccacacacacacacacacacacacacacacacacacacacacacacacacagtcaggcCGGAGAGTGGGTTTGAACATCACATAATACAGACAATAGAGATAATAACTG
It encodes the following:
- the dele1 gene encoding LOW QUALITY PROTEIN: death ligand signal enhancer (The sequence of the model RefSeq protein was modified relative to this genomic sequence to represent the inferred CDS: deleted 1 base in 1 codon) translates to MWRVQGFVGRVLHRCHGTNPLRLPQSHHVEDEVINSSTVLSTSRHSSDSSSQKEEDGERRKKQRTFQFGYAELPRYTALDAVGWGAAAVLFMQVCRRIHSQFSSGTETSPNSGALTAHTSLHKCGYRILLESLSRRDVLPRGSSVLCLHKVPERQSQDQSPAESSSSSSKAGDASPHISGEQDGLTAECSISDHQWALLNRDSPVAGESLLQNDANRDSKETRDAGEKDISDEEILAGAALNLRHVGDTSIPVILNIIGLESAKSENYEEAFTCFLAAAQQGYSKAQFNTAVCYDRGRGVRKDREKALHYYWQAAVGGHRQAQYRYAKLLLISRGKQSLEELNAAIKLLEQAAAAGLTKAQVCLASVYSQEPVRDGSKSVQYLKMAAESGDDTALLLLGQCYESGFGVQQNLKTAIELYKQAAQAGNRQAKSLLTPHSKAEDAELRSIRSAPSFSSANHQPLSSLSSCVPPLASRPATLPLLPHSWSTGTLCVPPVLSSTPLHVHSYNAEGGACQWTVGVG